TGTGATCTTGACCAGCCGCTCCTGATTCAGGAATTTGGCCTTCGACTCGTTGGAGACAAATTGCCTCGATCCGATCCCGTAGGCGTCATTCGACCTGGCGACTACGCTCCGTTTGTTCACCTTCTCCGCCCACCAGCGCAAGGCTGAAAGACGGTTCTTGGTGGTGCCAATGCTGACGTCCTGTTCCTTCCACAGCGAAACCAGCGCCTGGACATGTTTCGGCCTTAGGGAACTGGCCCGCATTCGCCGGTAGCCCAGTTCATGGAGCTGATTTGCCATCAGATCCAAAAGGCGAGATCGACTGGCTTGTGTTGAATAGCCCCCGTCCCGGTTGTTCCGGCACAGGTTCTTCAGCTGATAGTTCAGGTCTTTCATGGTGCATTTCTCAGTCGGTTAGTTTTGGTGACCAGCACGTGCCGTTTGAAAACACGTGGTCCGACAAGTCGGCAAGGGTCATTGGGACACCAGTCCCCAGGCCTGAAGCCTGCAAATCAGGTTCAGCGACGGTCCTTTGTGAAGGACGCAGCGCTGACCATCAGCTAGCCAGTAGCTGGCCGGAGACGACGTAGGTCGTCGAATTGAGAAATGGCTCCGAGGAGAAGGACAAAAATCGTCGCTACTGTCGGAGCGAATTGGAATAGCACCGGAGCGCTATAGGGATCGCCCACCCGTGAGGGTTGATCCCGATGGGTTACCACTCAGCCGGAGTGGTCACGGTTTGAAAGTTGAATATACGCCCGCCCCAGCTCCTTGTCATTTCGCAGGCTGCTAAAAAGGCCCGCATAATTCGTGCGGCACTTCCGCAAAGTGGGTCGGAAGCCTCGTGATTGCTGGGCTCGTGGACCGCGTCACTACACGCTGTGCTGGTAGTGACACGGGCCGAAATCATGGTTGAGGCACAGCCGCGCATAAGCAGCGGCAGTGCACGAGCGACCCGGAGCGTTGACTATGCCTCATAACTTGTGATGCCTTACGAGGGCTAGTCGGCGACGCAAAAGCGACGGGTCGAATACTGGTTGACGACACCTCTAACGTCGCAACGAATTTACCGCCGTGCGTCGTGCTGAAGCATGCTCTCTCAGCAGATCCCTGAACTCGCTCATATCTCCTCCAGACAGCACGCGATCAGCTTCTGTCTCAGTCGTTTTTATGACCATATCCAAAGTCTTGTTCAGTTCGCGGGCATCCCGAGAGGTCAGCGTTACGTTCTGAAAGTCGTTATCGGGATTTATGCCGAACTGCTTGAGGATCCGCGTCTGTTGAGAAAGGTTTTCGGATAGGATTCGTTCAATTGCAACAGCTTGGCTTCGATTCAAGTCCACATTGACCTGTAGCTGGTTTACGAAATCAGCCGACCTGGGAAGAAGTGTCGAGCGGTAGACGACCGCGCCTCGACGCGGAGGAGGAGGTGGTTGCCCAAATGCTGCTGGTATTCGGATTGCCAGGAAAGTGGCGCAGAGTAACGCCGTCAGCGCCCGGCGCCTGTTTTGATTGCGAGAAAACGTTTGGTCTTTCTCTTCGGTGAGGGCATCAAGGTCATTCATCGGCTTTCCATCACACGGCACACATTGGGTGTTTGGAAGGACCGATCGTGCCATTGGCTGGCACTTCTGGTCCGGGATACGCTCTTGTCTGCCAGATCAGTGGCGACACTCCGAGGCTTTTAGTGAATGCCTGGATCAAACCCGCTGCGGTAGAAAATTATCGCTTCTCGGGGTAAATGAAGTTGGCAGGCTCAAAGGAGACTGGTGTTGGCCTGTCTCGGTTCCTTTTTTCAAACAGTTGATGGGCCACTCTTGAAACGAGGTTGGGATCCTCAGTATGGATAAAGTGGTTGGCGTCAACCAATACAACGCGGCCGTTAGGGATTAGCTCTGCTGAGCGGTAGTACTCTTCAGCATGCTGACCCGGGTCGCGGACGCCTTGCAATAGAACCACTGGCATAGTCATTTTTGGAATTGTGTACTTGGTACGAAATTCTTGTTCGATTTCGAAACTTGTGCCCTGAAAGGTTTGCGCAGCCGCTTCCGGAGTCCCCGCAAATTGAAACTCCCATTCAAGGCGAGCAAGTTCCGACTCTGGCACCTGCACAGAAACGTAGGGGCTATCATAGATACCCCGGACAACGTTGCCACGCTGCCAATTTGCGGTCGCCATCGCGGAATGCGCAGGCCTTGGCAAGCCGTGTGGTTGGTCAAACGATTGCTGCATACGAAGAAATGCTCGAATCCGTTTGTTCATTCCAGCGGTGGCGACCAAATGGTCACTGATCACGCTTCCTCGGTCGTGCGTAATCAAATTGAAGGTTTGAACGCCGATCTTGTCGAGAAGGGCAATCAGGCTGGATGAGACTCCGGCATAAGTCAGATCTAGCGCGAGGTTTTTGTCGGACTGCCCATACCCCAATGTATCCACGGCAATGACGTAGTAGCGGTCTGCCATACGCGACATGACTTTGCTAAACGCGTACCAAGTGTCGGGGTGGCCGTGAATCATCAGAACAACGTCGTTTGCGGGGTCACCTGCAGTCACGAAATGCCAGGTTGCGTCGTTGGCAGTGACAAACCAGTGGACGCCAAACGCGCCATCGCCGATGTACTCGATTTCCGCGTGCCTATTCACTGTCCCTTCAGGCGGGCGCGTCGCCGGATAACGGCCGACATCGCTCACAAACACCGGGTATGGATACGGTTCGTAGGAGTACTCTGACCACGCCGCTGCCGCCTCGACTTCTGCTAGGGCTGGCGCGCACAGGCTTACGTACAGCAACAACACCGGGATTCTCATACTTTGGGGTAGCGACAAACCGGTTGTCGATGAAATGGGACTCGGGGTGTACGGCGCCATCTGCTTACTCATATCGGTGATCAACCTACCGCTTGAGATTGCGGGGGTCCAGCGGGTTGGTGCCTGCTTCGGCTTCATCGGGATCGCTGATGCCATCGCCATCGGAATCCGCCTTGTACGGGAATGTGCCTGCCGTTAGCTCGCGGGAGTTTGAGATACCGTCGCCGTCGATATCGCTGTCATTCGAATCATCGATACCATCGCCATCCGTGTCCGCCCAGCGGCTTGAGTCGTTTGGAAACCCGTCGAATCCGTCTTCGACACCGTCACGGTCAGAGTCGACACCTAGCGGGACCGTGATGTCGAGCCACTCGCTGATCGCATCGGTTTCGACGCCCGACGCCAAGTCCGCAAAGACAACCCCATAGTATTGACTCATGTGATAGGGGCGCTGCTCATTCGGCAAGCCGATATGCACGCCAGGATTCCATCCTGCTGGACCGAGATGTTTGATAGTCCAGGACATGCTGTTTTGATCGGTTACGGTGCCTTGTGACTGCATCACCGTGGACAACCAGGGGGTTAACACGAGCGTCGAGATAATCTCTTGGATTTCCCGATCGGAATAGTGACGCCTCAGTTCTTCGATATGCGCCGCTGTGGTTCTGGTAGGCAGCGTGCCCGCGTCGCGCGCCAGACGAAACGCTGCCTTGTCCGCGTCAGTTAGGTGGTCGGCGCGCTCGAAGTCCATCAACGAACGAATTTTGTCGACAACCACAGGCATTTCGACTGGAGGAACCTTGTCGTAAAGAAACTCATCTTCCATTTCTTGGAAGGTTCCGAAAGCACCGTGAGCCTGGCAATGAACACACCCACTTGCCAGTTGATACACAAAAAAGAGTTCCCACTTCCGTTGCAGTGATACGGCACGATCACGCTGCAACGTGTACGCGTCCATGCCAAGGGTGCCGAGGCTGCTCTTTCGGCTCCAAGAGTTATCAAGTTTGTGTCTTTCGCTGTAGGGAAATTTCGTTTCGGGGACGGCTGCAGGCGTGAAGTAAGGATAGTCGTAGGCGGCTACATTGAACTTCGGCGTTTCTTTCGAGGGCAGGTTCGACGCTTTTGCCTTTGGATCCTCCCAACGAAGGTATTCAGCTGGGTAAAAGTCGAACGGCTCCTCAATACCGTCCTGATCCCCATCGAAGGTTAAGGTCGAAATGCCATATCCGGTGATCTGGTTAAGATAATCCGTGCGAAGGCGTGGAGCTCTTGCGGTCAGATCGCCTGCTTTCCAATCCGCGACAAACTCGTTGTGGAGAGACGAAAGTAACTTCCCAACAAAAGGGCTCTTCCGCTGCTCTTCTTTGGTGCTCGCATTGTGTCCAGCAGCCCAACCCACATTCCTTAGATTCGTCTCGGCCCAGT
The Pseudomonadota bacterium DNA segment above includes these coding regions:
- a CDS encoding alpha/beta hydrolase, which produces MSKQMAPYTPSPISSTTGLSLPQSMRIPVLLLYVSLCAPALAEVEAAAAWSEYSYEPYPYPVFVSDVGRYPATRPPEGTVNRHAEIEYIGDGAFGVHWFVTANDATWHFVTAGDPANDVVLMIHGHPDTWYAFSKVMSRMADRYYVIAVDTLGYGQSDKNLALDLTYAGVSSSLIALLDKIGVQTFNLITHDRGSVISDHLVATAGMNKRIRAFLRMQQSFDQPHGLPRPAHSAMATANWQRGNVVRGIYDSPYVSVQVPESELARLEWEFQFAGTPEAAAQTFQGTSFEIEQEFRTKYTIPKMTMPVVLLQGVRDPGQHAEEYYRSAELIPNGRVVLVDANHFIHTEDPNLVSRVAHQLFEKRNRDRPTPVSFEPANFIYPEKR